A genomic region of Gemmatimonadaceae bacterium contains the following coding sequences:
- a CDS encoding septum formation initiator family protein, translating to MKTRPRFPIWRIVTIAAIVGGALFALQGGEYGTWDLLQQRARKQHLLAQIDTLQRQIDSLERVKKAVETDPATQERIAREQFGMVRGDNEILYRFAEPADSAHPKP from the coding sequence GTGAAGACGCGACCACGATTCCCGATCTGGCGGATCGTGACCATCGCGGCCATCGTCGGCGGCGCGCTGTTCGCGTTACAAGGTGGCGAGTACGGGACGTGGGACCTGTTGCAGCAGCGGGCGCGGAAGCAGCATCTGCTCGCGCAGATCGACACGCTCCAGCGTCAGATCGATTCGCTCGAGCGGGTGAAGAAGGCCGTCGAGACGGACCCGGCCACGCAGGAGCGCATCGCGCGCGAACAATTCGGAATGGTTCGCGGTGACAACGAAATTCTCTACCGGTTCGCCGAGCCCGCCGACAGCGCG